A genome region from Sceloporus undulatus isolate JIND9_A2432 ecotype Alabama chromosome 1, SceUnd_v1.1, whole genome shotgun sequence includes the following:
- the RD3L gene encoding protein RD3-like has protein sequence MPFFGWMKWPKNYSYKTGQYPGSEVVTKTLLRELKWHLKERERLIQEIENEQKVQKTGVDYNWLKSYQSPQITIPATEQRQLEVLCSQIQPCQTGIILSRFREVLAENDVLPWEIVYIFKQVLKEFLTNLEKEAQQDQLGDIWNTNCSVHFVAPGDNSGKTDKEEIPTVSSYVDKNTQGMFPTFSHRIWNLPYYYPSS, from the exons ATGCCATTCTTTGGCTGGATGAAATGGCCAAAAAATTATTCCTATAAAACTGGGCAATACCCTGGCTCAGAGGTTGTGACCAAGACACTTCTGAGGGAACTGAAATGGCATTTGAAAGAACGTGAGCGACTGATACAGGAGatagaaaatgaacaaaaagttCAGAAGACTGGTGTGGATTACAACTGGCTGAAGAGCTACCAAAGTCCTCAGATAACTATCCCAGCCACAGAACAAAGACAGCTTGAAGTTCTCTGCTCCCAAATTCAACCATGTCAAACTGGAATCATTCTCAGCAG GTTTCGAGAGGTTTtggcagaaaatgatgttttaccGTGGGAAATTGTTTACATCTTCAAGCAAGTTTTAAAAGAGTTCCTAACCAATCTCGAGAAAGAAGCTCAACAGGACCAACTGGGTGACATATGGAATACAAATTGTTCCGTACACTTTGTGGCACCTGGAGACAACTCTGGCAAAACGGACAAAGAGGAGATCCCAACAGTATCCAGCTACGTTGACAAAAATACACAGGGCATGTTTCCAACGTTCTCCCATAGAATCTGGAATCTTCCCTACTATTACCCATCAAGCTAA